From the Oxalobacter vibrioformis genome, the window CTTCCGGCATCGGCAAATCAACGTTCCTGAAAGCGCTTGCCGGTATCTGGCCGCACTGTTCAGGCCAGGTTGCCCTGCCTGCCGGAAAAACACTCTTTTTGCCCCAGAAAGCCTACCTTCCGCTTGGCAGTCTTGCCGAATGCCTTACGTATCCGGAAAAACCGGATGACATGGAGCATGTCCGCGCCTTGCTTTACCATGTCGGCCTCACCTGCCCGCGACATGAAAAGCAACTCGACAAAGGGGAGCTTTCGAGCGATTACCGGCTTTCCGGCGGTGAACAGCAGCGTCTGATGGTTGCCCGCATCCTGGCCGCACGGCCTGACTGGGTCTTTTTGGACGAAGCCACCAGTTCACTCGATGCGGCCGCCGAAAAGCAGCTCTATCAACTGCTGAGGACGTCACTCCCGCATACCGGCTTTGTCGTCATTGCGCACCGCGAACCGCAAGGCCTGGGCAGTTTCCGGCGCGTGAGCCTCTGGAATGAGCCGACACAAACCACCGCAAATGCTCCCCGATATGCTGTCAATGCCATGGAGAATCAACTGGCGTACTGAAAACCGCATGTCATGCGAGACGGGTAGCACAGAATTGACGGTTGTCATTTGCCGAATGCTCCGCTTATCATTTGATATGACTCTCGGGAAAGGAAAAATCATGAAAAAAACGATTGCCGTTATTGCCTGTGCCGCTGCTCTTGCGTCGTGTGGCGGTGGGTCGTCCGATAAAGGTACGGCAAAACAGGGCCTGAATGACAAAGGAGTCAAACTGGCACAGGCTGTTTTTTCTGACGAGATCAAAAACACTCTTTCCGGAAACCAATCACTGATCAGTTCGGATGATGCAATGAAAGCCGTAAAACTGAACGGCAGGATTACGTCTGCTGCCCTTTCAAAAGCATACGGCGCCAATGAAAAGGCCGCCGACGAAAAATTCAGGGATAAAACTTACATTGTCAGCGGAACGATCCAATCAATAGGAAAAGATACGGCTGATACGCCCTACCTTCAGTTGAATGGTGACAATATATTCAAAATGGTCAATGCCTATTTCGACAGGAAAAGCGCGGGAGATCTGGCCAAGATGTCAAAAAACCAGAATATCAGCCTTGTGTGCGATATTAAAAATTATATTGTCGGACAGGTTGCACTAAAAAATTGTCAAACGCTTTCCAGTTACGCGCCCCCAATGATTGCTGAACTCGCCAAAATGGTTCCGGATGTCATCACCGGAAAAAAATCCATTAATCCGGGCGCCGACAAATCGATTCAATACGCATACGCCCTGAGAAAACACCTGCCTGAAAACAGTGCATGCTATTCAGACCCTGCATCAAAACCATGTCAGGCCGACATGGCAAACATTTCAAAGGAAGAGAAGGAAAAAATAAAGGCCGGGCACTGAGCGGCTCCCTTCCCTCCTGATTTGCTTCTGGCAATATTGCAGCAAATGATCCGGTCGGGTTGACGGCAGATGAAATAGCCGGAATCGTAGGTTACAGGGTAAAAAATGGCTGGCATCAACATATCTGGAGGCCGGCACATTTCTACGGCACCGGATTTCAATGCAGCGCTAACCAGAAGGAAAAGCGAAAATGCGCCCCACCGGCTACCAGCCTGAATGAAGCCAATGGAAAATGGGCGGGAAACTCCGGGCAGCAGCACGCGGGTTGATTGTAATTTTTTGCCTCATGGTTCCTTTTCATGTTTCACTGTACTTTTTGGCTGCAGGCTGCAATAAAGCCAAAAATTCCTTTTGATTGGCGAAACAAGCGAAACATCCGCATAAACATGGGGCGATTTTCCTGTTTCATGGCATTTTTAACAATTTTCAGGGTATTCAGAAAACCCTCGTCACGTATCATCCCCATCGGGCTGAGCAGTGACATCGGCCCGGTCAGAGTCCTCACCTTAAAACCCTGAGCGCTCAAAAGCGCCTTCCATTCATGTTCGCTCAACGGTGTTGCCTTGACATTGATTGCCGAGTGCAACTGGCTGAGACTGTTTTGCGTATCTGCACTCCTGATAATCAGATCATGTGTCAGCAGATACCCGCCTGGTCTCAGCACCCGGGCATATTCCTGCAGGGCCTTGCGTTTGCTCTCGTTATCAAGCATGGTCAGCATGGCTTCATTGATCACAATGTCAAAACTGGCATCATCAAATGGAAGTGCCGTGGCGTTTGCCCGCATAAATCGAACACAGTCGCTGACACCCTGTATCCGGGCATTGTGCGTTGCTTTCTGGAGCGAGGCGTCATGCAGGTCAATGCCCGTGATGTGGCATTTGTAGCGTTTCGCCAGTTCAATCGCGGTCGTGCCCATGTTGCAGGCGACTTCAAGTATCCGGGTATTCGCCCCGATGCTGACCTGCCGGATTAACCAGTCCGTTCCCTGTTTTCCTCCAGGGCGCAGGCGCTTTTTGCCCAATCTGGCCAAAAGCATGTGGCCGGCTTCATGTTTTTCATGCATTTTGTTTCCTCGCAATATGGTTAGCTACAGGTTCAGCCCGGTGACATATACGCAAACGCTTTCTTAAATGAATTATGGTCCGTTCAATCTGCAGCGGCCTGAAGTCGCCTGGCTGGCAAGCGATGCGCAAATTCATGCA encodes:
- a CDS encoding class I SAM-dependent methyltransferase, which translates into the protein MHEKHEAGHMLLARLGKKRLRPGGKQGTDWLIRQVSIGANTRILEVACNMGTTAIELAKRYKCHITGIDLHDASLQKATHNARIQGVSDCVRFMRANATALPFDDASFDIVINEAMLTMLDNESKRKALQEYARVLRPGGYLLTHDLIIRSADTQNSLSQLHSAINVKATPLSEHEWKALLSAQGFKVRTLTGPMSLLSPMGMIRDEGFLNTLKIVKNAMKQENRPMFMRMFRLFRQSKGIFGFIAACSQKVQ
- a CDS encoding OB-fold protein — translated: MKKTIAVIACAAALASCGGGSSDKGTAKQGLNDKGVKLAQAVFSDEIKNTLSGNQSLISSDDAMKAVKLNGRITSAALSKAYGANEKAADEKFRDKTYIVSGTIQSIGKDTADTPYLQLNGDNIFKMVNAYFDRKSAGDLAKMSKNQNISLVCDIKNYIVGQVALKNCQTLSSYAPPMIAELAKMVPDVITGKKSINPGADKSIQYAYALRKHLPENSACYSDPASKPCQADMANISKEEKEKIKAGH